CACCGTACTTGATGTCCTCCCACATCacaatgttgttgttattgttgttataaCAACGATcttcttcccctctctctgtctctccctacGCCGGGTTTCAATAGAGCGTTCGTGGACTACGCCCTGATGGCGACCTACTACAGTGCCGGATGCGTATACATCGTCTTCATAGCGACCTCGTTCCATGATGTGATCAACTACACGACCGACAACGACTGGAACGTGCGGATCTACATCCTGCTAACGATGATTCCGATTCTGGTGATTGGTCAGATCCGTGAGCTCAAGTACCTGGTACCGTTCTCAGCTCTAGCCAACCTCTTCATCGTGGTCACGTTCGGTATCACGCTCTACTACATCTTCAAGGATCCGCTCGAGTTCGACGATAAGCCAATGTTTAACTCCTTCGGCACGCTGCCACTCTTCTTTAGGTACCTGGGATTAGGCGATTTTTTTCCCATGCAACAGTAGGAGTTGCGTCAGTAGCTGTAAGATCTAATGTTTGTCTcttctcccccttctcctttcAGTACCGTTATCTTCGCGATGGAAGGTATCGGTGTAGTGATGCCGGTGGAGAACACCATGGCCAAACCGCAGCACTTCCTGGGATGCCCCGGCGTACTGAACACGGCCATGGGTACGGTGATCGTGCTGTACGCCGTTATCGGGTTCTTCGGTTACGTTCGTTTCGGTGATTTGGCGAAGGGTAGTGTTACCCTTAATCTACCGCTGAAGGATGAGTAAGTATTGTTGATGCCTTCGAGAGTATACGATTCTCTGTCTAACACCATGCCGGTTCTGTCCACTCACCACAGCCTTGCCGTCGCTGCCCAGATTCTGATCGCATTGGCCATCCTCTTCACGTTCGGTCTGCAGTTCTACGTGCCGATGGACATTCTGTGGCGCAAGATTCAACACAAAATACCAAAGAACAAGCACATGATCTCGCAAATCGCTCTGCGCAGTGGCATTATGATCATCATGGGAGGTGTAGGCTTGGCGGTGCCTGAGCTGGAACCCTTCATCGGTCTGGTCGGTGCCGTGTTCTTCTCTAGCCTCGGTCTATTTGTGCCGTGTGTCGTCGAAACGGTGTTCTATTGGCCGAACGAGCTCGGCAAGTTCCGCTGGGTGCTTATCAAGAACATCATTTTCGGTGCCTTTTCGATCTTTGCGCTCGTGGCCGGTGCCTACGTCAGTATCAGGGATATCATTGCACTGTACACGgacgacgatcatgatgaGTAGTGTACGGGCTagaagaaagcgaagcgagGATCAAGGACATTATTTCGCTGGCATATGCACGGACATTTATCACCTTGTATCTTAAATTAAGGTACGAATACACAGTGCATACACATCGTTAGGTCATACAGTATTGCGATTTTCGATTGTACCGACAAATCTGCCATTGTTGAAGCGGACAAAGATGGTTGTGTAACTACTACTAGCACTAAAGACAAGACAACTAGCGAAGCAACACCCAAGATGCAGAAATAGAACGTTCCGGGAGACATAGAGAGCAGGCTCCATTCAATTGTTGAACGATTGGTGAGCTGTTCTGAGCCGTGGTGGCTTTTATTTATGATCATCGATCGGGCATCTTCCATTGATCACTTCACTATCCAGTAAGGTAAACGTGGTATATGATATCAGTGAGATGTATGGATGGAGCGTaagaaaacatgaaataaaGTATGCCAAGTAATATGAATCCCAAGAGTTTTGTTATTCcaagaaacgaagaaatgaaacatttggAAACGTGAAATGTAATGTAAGGAACATCTAATGTGCATCAATCTCAGTGCATCTTGCATCCTTAAGGCGATCTTGACAAAATAAACGTTTTTAAAATCGGTGTCCAGTGTAGCGTATAAACAGCAGCACTAATGCTGCTTTCTGCCATTTCActtaaacatttcaaaaaatccaaaataaaTAGTCTACGCCAACCAGTAGCCTATGCCATGCGACACGCCATCTGTAAATTTGCCTGCGTTCCACGCTCAATATGTTCAGTAGTAATTATCGTgacaacattttaatttgaaaccagcatcagcagcaccagttacTTATACGTAT
This sequence is a window from Anopheles darlingi chromosome 3, idAnoDarlMG_H_01, whole genome shotgun sequence. Protein-coding genes within it:
- the LOC125954288 gene encoding proton-coupled amino acid transporter-like protein pathetic, with translation MADEKVKSDPSAPSAEYSVGDFNSTTKLADAPAMIDDAEYNPFEHRQIEKPNSTAGSLIHLLKSSLGTGILAMPVAFKNAGLLFGAIGTVVIGLICTHCVHILVKTSHQICQRTRIPVLGFAETAERVFEYGPPKLRRLAGFSKAFVDYALMATYYSAGCVYIVFIATSFHDVINYTTDNDWNVRIYILLTMIPILVIGQIRELKYLVPFSALANLFIVVTFGITLYYIFKDPLEFDDKPMFNSFGTLPLFFSTVIFAMEGIGVVMPVENTMAKPQHFLGCPGVLNTAMGTVIVLYAVIGFFGYVRFGDLAKGSVTLNLPLKDDLAVAAQILIALAILFTFGLQFYVPMDILWRKIQHKIPKNKHMISQIALRSGIMIIMGGVGLAVPELEPFIGLVGAVFFSSLGLFVPCVVETVFYWPNELGKFRWVLIKNIIFGAFSIFALVAGAYVSIRDIIALYTDDDHDE